The nucleotide window TGCTTAAGGAACTGATAGTTGAGCCAGCCAACGATAATCCCTCCCGCGGGGTGCTGAAAGCCGGGGACCGTATATTTCCCTGTGCCCTTGGGAAACAGGGTCTTGTACTGGACAAGCAGGAGGGGGATCATAAAACTCCCGTGGGGCAATTTCCCCTGAGAACCGTTTTTTATCGCTTTGATAAGTTGTCTAAGCCGATTTATACCCAAGTGCCGATGCTGGCAATCCTGCAGGAGGACGGCTGGTGTGATGATCCGAAGGATATCGCCTATAACCAGCCTGTGATGCTGCCCTATCATGCCCGGGCGGAACGCTTGTGGCGCGAAGACGACCTTTATGATGTGCTGGTCGTACTGGGCCAGAATGACGATCCCGTGATGCCGGGCAAAGGTAGCGCCATCTTCCTTCATGTGGCCCGGGGGAATGATCCGGACAGTTTTGAAGGCACCGAAGGCTGCGTCGCCCTGCAGAAAGAACATCTGCTGGAACTGTTGCCGGAATTGTCGCCTGAGACAACCCTGAAAGTGGTCACTCACTGATCCTGACGATCCTCCGGCGGCAACCGTCAAAGAATTTTTATTGGACTTAATGCGTCTGATATCTTCCACTCCCGGCCCCTGGTTTCAGGGCGCCGGGCTTTTTATATCAATATCCCGGCCTTGAGCCGAAGACGGCGGTGCCGACCCGCACATGGGTGGCGCCGTGCCTGATGGCGGTCTCGAAGTCGCCGCTCATGCCCATGGAAAGAATTGGGATATCATTGCGCCGGGCAATGTCGGCCAGCAAATCGAAATGAGGGGCCGGGTCCTGATCCGCCGGCGGAATGCACATGAGGCCGGTAACACTGAGGCCGAGCTCTTCCCGGCACAGGCGGATAAAATCGTCGGCATCCTCGGGTGCAATCCCGGCCTTCTGGTCCTCCCGGCCCACATTGACCTGGATATAGATATCCCGGCGGATATTCTCTTCCTTGAAAAGACGGGCGAGGGCGCGGGCCAGTTTGGGACGGTCAACGGTTTCGATGACATCAAACAGCTGAATGGCCTGGCGGGCCTTGTTGGTCTGCAGCGGGCCGATCAGATGAAGGCGCACGTCGGGGTATTTTTCCATCAGGGCAGGCCATTTTTCGGCTGCTTCTTGGACCCGGTTTTCGCCGAACAGCCTTTGTCCCGCTTCCAGCACCGGCGTAATGACGTCAGCGCCGTGCACCTTGGAAACGGCCACCAGCTGCACGCAGCCGGGCGCACGGCCGGCGGCTGAGGCGGCGGCGGAAATTTTACTTAATACCTCTTCAAGGGCTCTGGTCACGGCGGGCATCCTGCTCTATTCTGACGATATGTTTTATCAGCGCCAGACCCTAGCAGCAATTGCCGCCAAGCTCAATCAGGGAAACCAATCTGATTGGCCGCTCGGTCCGGCTCTTTATCTGACGGATGCCACTGTACACCCGGCGCCGGAAAGGATCCTGGAACAACTGCCGCCGGCCAGTGTGGTGGTCCTCAGGGACTATGATCACCCGGGGCGAGAGGCCCTGGCCCGTCATCTGGCGGGTCTCTGCCGCCGGAAACATCTTTATTTCCTGGTCGGGGCGGACGCCGCGCTTGCCCGGAAGGTGGGGGCCGTTGGCGTACATCTGCCGGAGGGACTGGTCCGGCACCTGCCGCGTTTGAGACACAAACATCAGGACTTTATTTTTACAACAGCCTGTCATTCCGCCCGCGCCCTGCATCGTGCCGAAAGACTGGGAGCTGACGCGGTATTGTTATCCCCGGTTTTTCCAACAGAAAGCCATCCCGAATCCCTGACGCGCCCGGACCTGACCCTCGGGCCGACCCGCTTCAGGACTCTGTGCCGACGGACGGATCTGCCGGTTTACGCGCTGGGCGGGGTCACCGGGCAAACGGCGCAGCGACTCAGGCATGCCCCGCTGGCGGGACTGGCGTCCATTCGCGGATATGAAGAAGGCTAAACTCAGAAGTTGACGTTTGTGCCCAGCAGGAAGACCTGGGTATCGGACAGGGGATCCTGTTCCGCATTCTGGCCATAGCTATAATAGGTGAAGCGCCCGGTGAAATGCAGGTTGGGCAGCAGGCTGTATCCGGCGCCGACTTCAAGAGCGTATACCTTGTCGAAATAATCAATCGTGGACGACAGATATTCATATTCCTGCTTGCGGCGATATTCGGCAAAGCGCACATCGGTAAACCAGCTGCGGCCATGATAGCCGAGGCCCACATCATAACCGCTCAGATCCAGGTCGACCAGATTTCTTTCCCGGCTGAAGGAGGCGCCGATGGAGAACCCGGCATAAGCCACATCAAGCGACAGGTTATAGACCTGCCGGTTGCGCAGATCATACTGTGAGCCGTCATACAGCGGCGACATGATTGAAGAGGGGCTGATCAGGAAGCTGGAACCAACTGAAATATCAAAGGTTTTCGGGTCAAGGCTGCGGTCCGCCGGGCCATAGGAGAAGGTCACCCGGTTGCCGGCCATCAGGCCATCAAGCAAGCCGCTTGAAAGCTGTACGCCGCTACCGGAGGTATCGAGGGGCTGCATATTGAACAGAAGGGACGGTTTGCTTTCGCTGGATTTTTCCACCTTGAAACCGGATTTTTTCTTGCGATTTTCCTCTGCAACCGGATCCTTGAGAAAGATAAACTGGTCGGCAGTTTCCGCGGTCGGGGCGTCAAAGATGATTTCCACCTCGTCACTGGGACCAGAGGCGCTGGCTCGCGACGTGTCCTCGAAAGAAACACTGAGCGGCTGCATGTCAAAGTCGACGGTTTCCACTTTCATCTGGGCATAGGAAACACTGCCAGTCAGTATAAAACCGACGGCTGATGCCAGTATCACTATGCCGATGGACCGTTTCACGGGTGTTTCCTCAATTTTTTGTTTACCCAGGCAGATAACAGATCTGCATCAATCACGTTGCTTAACCCTGCTGCCTGAGAAATATTTTTTTATTATGACAGTATAGGCCCTGCAGTGAGAAAATCAAATGGATTCCATGATATTCCGTCCGTTTTCTGAAGTATTCTTTCAGCTTTTTTACCTGTCGGCATTCACCGGCCGGGCTGTGTTTCGGACATGGTTTGGTCAAGAAAATCTTGTCTGATTTCAGACAAACGGATAAACAGCTTTAATAAGCGAAAGTCAAGGGGTATGATGCCCCGGTTTATGAAAACCTGACCACAGGTAATATGATATATATTTGTGCGTAACAGACGGATGGAAGTTGCATGATTTTTAAGCGGATAACAAATAAAGCGGCAGGGGATATCGTGGGAGCAGGCAGAAAATTGACGGGAATTTCCCTGCTGGCGGCAGTGTTGCTCACTCTCGGCGGGTGCAGCATTTTCGGCGGCGGTGATGAAGGGGCGTCTGAAGCCCGTCTGGAAGCGGCTGAAGAAGTCTACCAGATTGGCGTCAATGCCTATCTGTGGCGTGCGTCTCTGGACACAATTGCCTTTATGCCCGTTCTGCAGGCGAACCAGTCAAGCGGCGCCATACTGACCGACTGGCGGACAAATCCGCGGGATGCAAGTGAACGCACCAAGACTGAAATCTATATTGTCGGCAGAAAACTGCAGGCGGATGCCTTGCGGGTGGTGATTCACCGGGAACAGAAACAGGGTGACGACTGGGTAGAGGTCGGTCCGCGTCCGGGGGCTGAATTCAAGCTGACCAACGCCATCCTGCTTCAGGCCAGGACACTGCGTCGGAATAATGCTCCCCTGAAAAACTGACAGGGACAGCCCAGCGGGAAACCTGCCGGTTCTTCGGGACCGGCACAAATAAAATACCAGGGATCCGTCTTCGACATTGTTGCGGCGGGTCCTCCTTGATTTTAGATCAGGCACAAAGATCAGGAAGTTGAAAGAATGACACGCTATAACGCCGGTGTAACCGAGGCAAAATGGCAGCAGACCTGGGACAACCAGCAGACCTTCAGGGCCGTCGAAAATCCGTCAAAACCCAAATATTACGTGCTGGAGATGTTCCCCTATCCGTCCGGCCGGATTCATATGGGCCATGTGCGCAACTATACCCAGGGTGATGTGGTCGCCAGATACCGGCGCGCGGCCGGATATAATGTCCTGCACCCCATGGGCTGGGACGCTTTCGGCATGCCGGCGGAAAATGCGGCCATGGAACACAAGGTTCACCCGGCCAAATGGACCTACGAAAATATCGATCACATGCGCGGCCAGCTGAAGCAGATGGGACTGTCCCTGGACTGGTCCCGGGAAATTGCCACCTGTGACGCGGACTATTACGGCAAGGAACAGGCCATGTTCCTGGACTTTCTCGATGCCGGGCTTGTGTACCGTAAGGAAAGCTGGGTTAACTGGGATCCGGTGGATAATACCGTGCTGGCCAATGAACAGGTTGTGGATGGCTGCGGATGGCGCTCCGGTGCGCCGGTGGAACGGCGCAAGCTGAGCCAGTGGTTCCTGAAAATCACCGACTTTGCCAATGACCTGAACAGTGCCCTCAAGGACCTGGATCGCTGGCCGGAAAAGGTCCGGTCCATGCAGGAAAACT belongs to Emcibacter sp. and includes:
- a CDS encoding L,D-transpeptidase family protein; this encodes MLLKELIVEPANDNPSRGVLKAGDRIFPCALGKQGLVLDKQEGDHKTPVGQFPLRTVFYRFDKLSKPIYTQVPMLAILQEDGWCDDPKDIAYNQPVMLPYHARAERLWREDDLYDVLVVLGQNDDPVMPGKGSAIFLHVARGNDPDSFEGTEGCVALQKEHLLELLPELSPETTLKVVTH
- a CDS encoding YggS family pyridoxal phosphate-dependent enzyme, with translation MPAVTRALEEVLSKISAAASAAGRAPGCVQLVAVSKVHGADVITPVLEAGQRLFGENRVQEAAEKWPALMEKYPDVRLHLIGPLQTNKARQAIQLFDVIETVDRPKLARALARLFKEENIRRDIYIQVNVGREDQKAGIAPEDADDFIRLCREELGLSVTGLMCIPPADQDPAPHFDLLADIARRNDIPILSMGMSGDFETAIRHGATHVRVGTAVFGSRPGY
- a CDS encoding thiamine phosphate synthase, with protein sequence MFYQRQTLAAIAAKLNQGNQSDWPLGPALYLTDATVHPAPERILEQLPPASVVVLRDYDHPGREALARHLAGLCRRKHLYFLVGADAALARKVGAVGVHLPEGLVRHLPRLRHKHQDFIFTTACHSARALHRAERLGADAVLLSPVFPTESHPESLTRPDLTLGPTRFRTLCRRTDLPVYALGGVTGQTAQRLRHAPLAGLASIRGYEEG
- a CDS encoding DUF3576 domain-containing protein, which translates into the protein MGAGRKLTGISLLAAVLLTLGGCSIFGGGDEGASEARLEAAEEVYQIGVNAYLWRASLDTIAFMPVLQANQSSGAILTDWRTNPRDASERTKTEIYIVGRKLQADALRVVIHREQKQGDDWVEVGPRPGAEFKLTNAILLQARTLRRNNAPLKN